A DNA window from Schistocerca gregaria isolate iqSchGreg1 chromosome 2, iqSchGreg1.2, whole genome shotgun sequence contains the following coding sequences:
- the LOC126335390 gene encoding 60S acidic ribosomal protein P1-like, whose protein sequence is MSNKSELACIYSALILVDDEVAVTGEKIQTILKAAAVDVDPYWPGLFAKALEGINVKDLITNVGAGVGAGPAVGAAPAAAGAAPEAAPAEKKEEAKKKEESEESDDDMGFGLFD, encoded by the exons ATGTCTAACAAGTCTGAATTAGCCTGCATCTACTCTGCCTTGATCCTCGTTGACGATGAGGTCGCAGTAACT ggcgaGAAAATCCAGACTATTCTGAAGGCAGCAGCAGTGGATGTTGATCCGTACTGGCCAGGATTGTTTGCAAAGGCACTGGAAGGAATTAATGTGAAAGATTTAATCACAAACGTGGGTGCTGGCGTTGGAGCTGGTCCCGCTGTTGGAGCAG CCCCAGCTGCTGCCGGTGCTGCTCCAGAGGCTGCGCCAGCTGAAAAGAAGGAAGAAGCCAAAAAGAAAGAAGAATCGGAGGAATCTGATGACGACATGGGTTTTG GTCTCTTCGATTAA